A section of the Hippea jasoniae genome encodes:
- a CDS encoding HD domain-containing phosphohydrolase — MDDEIEKLSVAILKEGLKEEILDGIARVFGVDAVSIVAVKDLELDFIRTSNYFKNHNIDIETLYDETKERRLLFSKAIYEKVVMVEDYQHYPEALEDWKATGLKSVFLIKLSDKFNAVLGFENFESIKHFDEEFLKAVDFIKPFIEKAVEVELLEGYLKREYELLNIKPPKDSSSATLKQWINNALSKINLITHAKAVSFIFPAYGIYAVLSRDNSFVSFRKTKAIEKMLVYKMYKQKLKGPSVFRYEFSKAYFDCIEDIYRRYGVKNLLILPVWDNKELKAVAGFGYSADYHFSIYDVNFVDLLSRRLVEQIEATEEFDRLRSVITKSEQDIINSFVMTIELRDVYTKGHSQRVAYYALRIAQVFGYDEKFTERLYVAGLLHDIGKISIPDAVLLKPSKLTKVEYEMIKYHPLLSYELVRQFRSLKDLKQIAKIVKYHHEHCDGSGYPDALECRHIPKGARILAIADVFDALTTSRPYRKAFQKEDAIKIMLSEKGHFDESMLKRSVDVLINSFEDAMKISFQSLIPKAFGEYKTRFSTIDPMTGLLKRSALIRNIEHLLSINKPFRLYMVDVKNLDLVNIRMGSAVGDEVIIATTECLEELKKFNAISLCRLGGDSFVFVVCDRGMYDKIESRLKNLSRCVCERFNKQGLKLEISFSIVSLNSVEGISADELIYKLRKAKKALSTKLDET; from the coding sequence ATGGATGATGAGATAGAAAAATTATCAGTAGCGATTTTAAAAGAAGGGTTAAAAGAAGAGATACTTGATGGTATTGCCCGTGTTTTTGGTGTTGATGCGGTAAGCATAGTTGCAGTTAAGGATTTAGAGTTAGATTTCATAAGAACCTCTAACTACTTTAAAAATCACAATATCGATATAGAGACATTATACGATGAAACAAAGGAAAGAAGGCTTCTATTTTCCAAGGCTATTTATGAGAAAGTTGTTATGGTTGAGGATTATCAACATTATCCAGAGGCTTTAGAAGACTGGAAAGCCACAGGTCTAAAATCGGTTTTTCTTATTAAGCTTAGCGATAAATTCAATGCTGTTTTGGGTTTTGAAAACTTTGAATCTATAAAGCATTTTGATGAAGAATTCCTAAAGGCTGTAGATTTTATAAAGCCATTTATAGAAAAAGCCGTTGAAGTAGAACTGCTTGAGGGCTATCTAAAAAGAGAATATGAGCTGTTGAATATTAAACCACCCAAAGACTCCTCATCTGCAACATTAAAGCAATGGATAAACAATGCACTTTCAAAGATAAACCTTATAACGCATGCAAAGGCTGTGAGTTTTATCTTTCCTGCCTACGGTATATATGCCGTTTTAAGTAGGGATAATAGTTTTGTTAGTTTTAGAAAAACAAAGGCTATAGAAAAAATGCTTGTATACAAAATGTATAAGCAAAAGCTTAAAGGCCCATCTGTCTTTAGGTATGAATTTTCTAAGGCCTACTTTGATTGTATTGAGGATATCTACAGACGATACGGGGTTAAAAATCTGCTTATTTTACCGGTATGGGATAATAAAGAACTTAAGGCTGTGGCCGGCTTTGGCTATTCTGCTGATTATCATTTCTCCATTTACGATGTCAACTTTGTTGATCTACTTTCTCGCAGGCTTGTTGAGCAGATTGAGGCTACTGAGGAGTTTGATAGACTAAGGAGTGTTATAACCAAAAGCGAGCAGGATATAATCAACAGCTTTGTAATGACAATAGAGTTGAGGGATGTATATACGAAAGGTCATTCGCAGCGTGTGGCTTATTATGCTTTAAGGATTGCGCAGGTTTTTGGCTATGATGAAAAGTTTACCGAAAGGCTATATGTAGCAGGGCTTTTGCACGACATTGGCAAAATCAGTATTCCCGATGCGGTGTTGTTGAAACCCTCAAAACTCACCAAAGTTGAATATGAAATGATAAAATACCACCCGCTTCTTTCCTATGAACTTGTCAGACAGTTTAGAAGCCTAAAGGATTTAAAGCAGATTGCAAAGATTGTTAAATACCACCACGAACACTGCGATGGTAGTGGCTACCCTGATGCTCTTGAATGCAGGCATATACCAAAGGGTGCACGAATTCTTGCTATAGCTGATGTTTTTGATGCTTTAACAACATCCCGCCCATACAGAAAGGCGTTTCAAAAAGAGGATGCTATAAAGATTATGCTTTCAGAAAAGGGTCACTTTGATGAGTCTATGCTCAAACGATCTGTTGATGTTTTGATAAATAGTTTTGAAGATGCCATGAAGATATCATTTCAGTCCCTAATCCCAAAGGCATTCGGTGAGTATAAAACAAGATTTTCTACGATAGATCCGATGACGGGTTTACTAAAAAGGAGTGCTTTAATCAGAAATATTGAGCATCTTTTATCTATAAATAAGCCGTTTAGGTTGTATATGGTTGATGTGAAAAATTTGGATCTGGTTAATATTCGCATGGGCTCTGCAGTTGGCGATGAGGTTATAATTGCAACAACTGAATGCCTTGAGGAGCTTAAGAAGTTCAACGCCATATCTTTATGCAGGCTTGGTGGCGATTCGTTTGTATTCGTCGTGTGTGATAGGGGTATGTACGATAAGATTGAAAGCAGACTAAAAAATCTATCTCGATGTGTGTGTGAAAGGTTTAATAAGCAGGGTTTGAAGCTTGAAATCTCTTTCAGTATAGTCAGTTTAAACTCCGTTGAAGGCATTTCAGCCGATGAGCTGATTTATAAATTGAGAAAAGCCAAAAAGGCTTTGAGCACAAAATTGGATGAGACTTGA
- the hypB gene encoding hydrogenase nickel incorporation protein HypB has translation MKRVVVEKKVLERNSLSADKIRAILKEKGVFSINVMSSPGAGKTTIVEKTIESLKDNYKISFIDGDLDTDRDAERVKQLGVDVVQINTSGACHLDADMVLKALQKVSLNCDLLIIENVGNLVCPATFDVGAAKNVVILSLPEGDDKVKKYPVMFNVADIVIINKIDLLGIVDFDMMKVERELKEVNPKAKLIKLSAKTLEGFDSWLKQLKDWLAEYG, from the coding sequence GTGAAACGTGTAGTGGTTGAAAAAAAGGTCTTAGAAAGAAACAGCTTATCTGCCGATAAAATCAGGGCTATTTTAAAAGAAAAAGGTGTATTCAGTATAAATGTTATGTCTTCCCCTGGTGCAGGTAAAACAACAATCGTTGAAAAGACAATTGAATCCCTTAAGGACAATTATAAAATCTCATTTATCGATGGTGATTTAGATACTGATAGGGATGCTGAAAGAGTAAAGCAATTAGGTGTGGATGTTGTGCAAATCAATACATCCGGTGCCTGTCATCTTGATGCTGATATGGTGTTAAAAGCACTTCAAAAGGTTTCTTTAAATTGCGATCTGTTGATTATTGAAAATGTGGGAAACCTGGTCTGTCCAGCAACCTTTGATGTAGGTGCTGCCAAAAATGTTGTGATCTTAAGCCTTCCAGAGGGAGACGATAAGGTAAAAAAATATCCTGTTATGTTTAATGTTGCCGATATAGTTATAATTAATAAAATCGATTTGCTTGGAATAGTTGACTTTGATATGATGAAAGTTGAAAGGGAATTAAAGGAGGTTAATCCCAAAGCCAAATTAATAAAACTTTCAGCAAAGACTTTAGAGGGGTTTGATAGCTGGTTAAAGCAGCTAAAAGATTGGTTGGCAGAGTATGGATGA
- a CDS encoding hydrogenase maturation nickel metallochaperone HypA/HybF, which translates to MHEGAIAESIVDILRDVKKDNDLEKITYVKLRVGIFSGVMVDALMFALNALKNEEEFIVDTKFEVEEVDVKARCVLCDKVYMFDKTTEVCFLCPQCNMPLEIESGKEMEIAVVEGE; encoded by the coding sequence ATGCACGAAGGGGCAATAGCTGAAAGTATTGTTGATATCTTGAGGGATGTTAAAAAAGATAATGATTTAGAAAAGATTACCTATGTAAAGTTAAGGGTGGGTATTTTTAGCGGTGTAATGGTCGATGCTTTGATGTTTGCCCTGAATGCATTAAAAAACGAGGAAGAATTCATAGTTGATACAAAATTTGAGGTTGAAGAGGTAGATGTTAAAGCGCGCTGTGTGCTCTGTGATAAGGTTTATATGTTTGATAAAACTACTGAGGTGTGTTTTTTATGCCCGCAGTGTAATATGCCGCTTGAGATTGAAAGTGGTAAAGAGATGGAAATTGCTGTTGTGGAGGGAGAATAG
- a CDS encoding HyaD/HybD family hydrogenase maturation endopeptidase, whose amino-acid sequence MNSIAVVGLGNLLLADEGFGVHLIRFLEKNYTFDNVDIIDGGTIGFNLIEYFVTYKQLIFVDAIKVDDEPGSIYRFDLEQLPPNITFVSSIHEIGLGDVIHHARFMGVEAKAVVVGVVPFKITPNDLTTELSEQLKSRMQAVADVVLNEVKKAGGIYARRGNS is encoded by the coding sequence ATGAATAGTATCGCCGTTGTTGGATTGGGGAACCTCCTGCTTGCCGATGAAGGCTTTGGGGTTCACCTGATCCGCTTCCTTGAAAAAAACTACACCTTTGATAATGTTGATATAATTGATGGTGGCACAATAGGCTTCAATCTGATTGAATATTTTGTAACCTATAAACAGTTGATTTTTGTTGATGCTATAAAGGTGGATGATGAGCCTGGGAGTATTTATCGATTTGACTTAGAACAGCTGCCACCCAACATCACATTTGTTTCATCAATTCATGAGATCGGTCTTGGCGATGTTATCCATCATGCAAGATTTATGGGTGTTGAGGCAAAAGCAGTTGTGGTTGGTGTTGTGCCTTTTAAAATTACACCCAATGATTTAACAACGGAACTATCAGAGCAACTTAAGTCTCGCATGCAGGCTGTGGCTGATGTTGTTTTGAATGAAGTTAAAAAAGCAGGTGGCATATATGCACGAAGGGGCAATAGCTGA
- the cybH gene encoding Ni/Fe-hydrogenase, b-type cytochrome subunit has translation MSCLKKKYEWTVGIRVLHWLTFIAIAVLTFTGFYIAEPFWFTHTPGTKEAYNTFSMANVRLIHFIAAYVFLFAIILRLYYAFFSRFDADWKAFMFRWLNVREWFSTLKNYLTFKPYGVEGLKTKYNPVQSLAYFAFIVASILQLLTGFILYTMNENSIRGVAGIQKLFFPVVQLFGGYANIRIAHHLLMWFFIIFVIAHVYMVIAHDIGEKNATLSAMFNGYKCEKDE, from the coding sequence ATGAGTTGTCTTAAAAAGAAATATGAATGGACGGTTGGTATAAGGGTTCTGCACTGGTTGACCTTTATAGCTATTGCTGTGCTGACCTTTACAGGGTTTTATATTGCAGAGCCGTTCTGGTTTACCCATACGCCTGGCACAAAGGAGGCTTATAACACATTCTCGATGGCAAATGTGAGACTGATCCATTTTATTGCAGCCTATGTGTTTCTGTTTGCCATTATTTTGAGACTGTACTATGCGTTTTTCTCCCGCTTTGATGCTGACTGGAAGGCGTTTATGTTTAGATGGCTCAATGTAAGGGAGTGGTTTTCAACACTGAAAAACTACCTGACATTTAAACCCTACGGTGTTGAGGGTTTAAAAACCAAATACAACCCTGTTCAGTCTCTTGCTTATTTTGCATTCATCGTTGCAAGTATTTTGCAGTTGCTTACAGGTTTTATTCTCTATACGATGAATGAAAACTCCATAAGGGGTGTTGCGGGCATTCAAAAACTGTTTTTCCCTGTTGTTCAGCTGTTTGGCGGCTATGCAAATATTAGAATAGCCCACCATCTACTTATGTGGTTTTTCATTATCTTTGTTATTGCCCATGTTTATATGGTTATAGCCCACGATATTGGAGAAAAGAACGCTACGCTTTCAGCCATGTTTAACGGCTACAAGTGCGAGAAGGATGAATAG